A part of Desulfomicrobium baculatum DSM 4028 genomic DNA contains:
- a CDS encoding deoxyribonuclease IV, whose product MLNIGCHLSSSKGFLAMCKTALEIGASTFQFFTRNPRGGKAKDLDPLDVTAFLKLAREHGLGPFLAHAPYTLNPCSADSKVRRFALEVMRDDLARMESIPGNLYTFHPGSHVGQGIEAGIALIAEQLGIVMRPDMTTTVLLETMSGKGSEVGGSFAELRDIMDHVQLPDKLGVCLDTCHVHDAGYDIVNDLDGVLEEFDHVVGLGRLRAIHLNDSLNERGSRKDRHARIGEGRIGLEALARIINHPRLRHLPFYLETPNELPGYAAEIALLRGMWTP is encoded by the coding sequence ATGTTGAACATCGGCTGCCATCTCTCCTCTTCCAAGGGTTTTCTGGCCATGTGCAAGACGGCGCTTGAGATCGGCGCGAGCACGTTTCAGTTTTTCACCCGCAATCCGCGCGGGGGCAAGGCCAAGGACCTGGACCCGCTTGATGTGACCGCATTTCTTAAGCTGGCCCGGGAGCACGGTCTGGGGCCGTTTCTGGCCCATGCGCCGTATACGCTCAATCCGTGTTCGGCAGACTCGAAGGTGAGGCGCTTCGCCCTGGAGGTCATGCGCGACGATCTGGCCCGCATGGAGAGTATTCCCGGCAATCTGTACACGTTCCATCCCGGCAGCCACGTGGGCCAGGGAATCGAGGCGGGCATCGCGCTCATCGCGGAGCAGCTTGGCATTGTCATGCGGCCGGACATGACCACCACAGTGTTGCTGGAGACCATGTCCGGCAAGGGCAGCGAAGTGGGCGGGTCATTCGCGGAGTTGCGGGACATCATGGACCATGTGCAGCTGCCGGACAAGCTCGGCGTCTGCCTGGACACCTGCCACGTCCATGATGCCGGATACGATATCGTCAACGATCTTGACGGGGTGCTGGAGGAGTTCGACCATGTCGTCGGCCTGGGCCGTTTGCGCGCCATCCATCTCAACGACAGCCTGAACGAGAGGGGAAGTCGCAAGGACCGCCATGCCCGTATCGGGGAAGGGCGCATCGGCCTGGAGGCCCTGGCGCGCATCATCAACCATCCCCGCCTCAGGCATTTGCCGTTTTATCTGGAAACACCCAATGAATTGCCGGGATATGCCGCGGAGATCGCGCTCTTGCGGGGGATGTGGACGCCCTAG
- a CDS encoding methyl-accepting chemotaxis protein, which produces MKLRSKFILPLFVSVVILGLAGGLLIRSQLTDFQGQLLRSIAEEKSREVDTAIATLATQGLEKAALFSRRTDVVQAFELAHLGNIENEADPLMQQARDELRRLLADDLAGFKSISGKAMQLHFHLPKARSLVRLWREKQTKRGGEWVDISDDLTSFRETVVQVNTDGKPIKGIEVGSGGFAIRGIAPVVDADGKQLGSVETLESFESVIAGAASGEGQSMVVYMNAANLSVATELQNPEKNPVVGDEFVLVTPTEDGRVESLVSLDFLLQGQQKTVYNRFGDLALAAFPVRDYAGGQVGVLVYAFDASSWTTAIREVGLYILALMAVVLMAAGLISSFVLMRLIIRPLSLMKTRIVDITEDRADLTDCLAVTSRDEIGELCSWFNKLMDKIRTMLADVARNSNEVAGASQGLLQLAGSLNSYAGTMTQTSSEAASSTDDMSSNMNTVAAAMEEFTVNIGTVATNSEEMSATISEIAVNTGKAKEMTVRAVSAAHKATTQVSELGAATRDIGKVTESITAISSQTNLLALNATIEAARAGEAGRGFAVVANEIKELAQQTAKETEEIRSRIQGIQQATNQTVAEIGEITSVIGDVDAIVGSIAAAVEEQSVTTRDIAENVGQASVGVQQVNESVAQADALVRDIARDVGQVRSVAVDVTSTAKAVHQNAENLSGLAASLDIMVSKFKI; this is translated from the coding sequence ATGAAACTCAGATCCAAATTCATTCTCCCTCTGTTCGTTTCGGTCGTGATCCTGGGCCTTGCCGGCGGCCTGCTGATCCGTTCGCAACTGACCGATTTTCAGGGGCAATTGCTGCGCTCCATCGCCGAGGAGAAATCGCGCGAGGTGGATACCGCCATCGCTACGCTCGCGACCCAGGGGCTTGAAAAAGCGGCTCTTTTTTCCAGAAGGACCGATGTGGTGCAGGCCTTTGAGCTGGCTCATCTCGGCAATATCGAAAATGAAGCGGACCCGCTTATGCAGCAGGCCCGGGATGAGTTGCGGCGGTTGCTTGCAGACGATCTGGCCGGGTTCAAGAGCATCTCGGGCAAGGCCATGCAGCTGCACTTCCATCTGCCCAAGGCGCGCAGCCTCGTGCGTCTGTGGAGGGAAAAGCAGACCAAGCGCGGTGGGGAGTGGGTCGACATCTCCGATGACCTGACCTCATTCAGGGAGACGGTCGTGCAGGTCAACACCGACGGCAAGCCCATCAAGGGTATCGAGGTCGGCAGCGGCGGGTTCGCCATCCGCGGCATCGCTCCGGTGGTGGATGCGGACGGGAAGCAGTTGGGGTCGGTCGAGACTCTCGAATCCTTCGAGTCCGTCATCGCGGGCGCCGCGTCCGGGGAAGGGCAGAGCATGGTTGTATACATGAACGCCGCGAATCTGTCCGTGGCCACAGAACTGCAGAATCCTGAAAAAAATCCAGTGGTCGGAGACGAATTCGTGCTGGTCACCCCGACCGAGGACGGCCGGGTTGAAAGCCTCGTGAGCCTGGATTTCTTGCTGCAAGGGCAACAGAAGACCGTTTACAACAGGTTCGGCGACCTGGCCTTGGCCGCTTTTCCGGTCAGGGATTACGCGGGCGGACAAGTCGGCGTGCTGGTCTATGCCTTTGACGCCTCCTCCTGGACCACGGCAATCCGCGAGGTGGGGCTCTATATCCTGGCGCTCATGGCGGTGGTGCTCATGGCCGCCGGACTGATCAGTTCGTTTGTGCTCATGCGGCTTATCATTCGCCCGCTCTCCTTGATGAAGACGCGCATCGTCGACATCACGGAAGACCGGGCCGACCTGACCGATTGTCTGGCTGTCACCTCCCGTGACGAGATCGGTGAACTGTGCTCCTGGTTCAACAAGCTCATGGACAAGATCCGGACCATGCTCGCGGATGTGGCCCGCAACTCCAACGAGGTGGCCGGGGCTTCCCAGGGACTTTTGCAGCTGGCCGGAAGCCTGAACAGCTATGCCGGCACCATGACCCAAACATCCAGCGAGGCGGCGTCCTCCACAGACGACATGAGTTCGAACATGAACACCGTGGCTGCGGCCATGGAGGAGTTCACGGTCAATATCGGCACCGTGGCCACCAATTCCGAGGAGATGAGCGCGACGATCTCCGAGATCGCGGTCAATACCGGAAAGGCCAAGGAAATGACGGTCCGGGCCGTATCCGCCGCGCACAAGGCCACCACCCAGGTCAGCGAACTGGGCGCGGCCACGCGGGACATCGGCAAGGTGACCGAATCCATCACCGCCATCTCTTCCCAAACCAATCTGCTGGCTTTGAATGCCACCATCGAGGCGGCCAGGGCGGGAGAGGCCGGGCGCGGCTTCGCCGTGGTCGCCAACGAGATCAAGGAACTGGCTCAGCAGACCGCCAAGGAAACGGAGGAGATCCGCAGCCGCATCCAGGGCATCCAGCAGGCCACCAACCAGACCGTGGCGGAAATCGGGGAGATCACCAGCGTCATCGGCGACGTGGACGCCATTGTCGGGTCCATTGCGGCGGCGGTGGAAGAGCAGTCCGTGACCACCCGCGACATCGCCGAGAACGTCGGCCAGGCCTCGGTGGGCGTACAACAGGTCAACGAGAGCGTGGCCCAAGCGGACGCGCTGGTGCGCGACATCGCCCGTGACGTGGGACAGGTCCGCAGCGTAGCCGTCGATGTCACCTCCACGGCCAAGGCCGTGCACCAGAACGCGGAGAATCTGTCCGGACTGGCCGCCAGCCTCGATATCATGGTCAGCAAGTTCAAGATCTAG
- a CDS encoding 4Fe-4S dicluster domain-containing protein: MSNYRMKLDKKRCIHCKACEVHCKVKNNNPVGIKYAVHTSGKPELKDGKIVMKASFRSCYHCDDPACVAACPTEAMVRRESDGLVYVIKELCIGCESCIAACPWNIPVLHEDENVVGKCDYCMDRLDAGLEPACVTACTTHALCLERKK; the protein is encoded by the coding sequence ATGAGTAATTACAGAATGAAGCTGGACAAGAAGCGTTGCATTCACTGCAAAGCGTGTGAAGTGCACTGCAAGGTCAAGAATAATAATCCCGTCGGAATAAAGTATGCCGTGCATACTTCCGGCAAGCCGGAACTTAAAGATGGCAAGATCGTGATGAAGGCCTCTTTTCGCAGTTGCTATCATTGTGATGATCCGGCCTGCGTGGCGGCGTGTCCCACCGAAGCCATGGTGCGCCGTGAATCGGATGGCCTGGTCTACGTGATCAAGGAGCTTTGTATCGGTTGTGAATCATGCATAGCTGCGTGTCCGTGGAATATTCCCGTGCTGCATGAGGATGAAAACGTCGTTGGAAAATGCGACTACTGTATGGATCGGCTTGATGCAGGGCTTGAACCTGCATGCGTAACGGCATGTACGACGCATGCTCTGTGTTTGGAGCGGAAAAAATAG
- a CDS encoding molybdopterin-dependent oxidoreductase — protein sequence MTATKSVFSVCGMCTVRCPIQVDVQDGKAVRIQGNEFSPLKKGLCARGAAGIALEQDPEKPQTPLIRVGERGEGKWKAVSWDEALDYVADKLKGIMAEHGPRSVLWSDRGGPFPDLHQAFMRGIGSPNYCNHDASCARNVQHGAQSVIGVGRKMVAYDLRNAKHIILQTRNIMEAINVAEVNAALDGIAGGAKLTVIDIRGNVSASKADNFFLIRPGTDYGFNLAVIHALIYEGLYNKEYVEQFVDGFEQLKEFVKPYTPEWAAAETGASAEAIVDLARQLSAAAPSVVWHPGWMVARYNDSFQVCRTAYIINALLGSIGAKGGLPFVNTAKEVGRKGLKKLVDLFPKPEEKRADGVGWKYPQFDGGPGLVNLAYDAIVTGEPYPVRAYLCFRHDPLMAMPDPEALKKKWEKLDLLVSMTFSWSDTAWNSDVVLPLSTYLARESIIAGKAGLKPQFFVRHRAQEPTFDSRADWEIICGLAKRLGLDPLAFETIEDLWNYQLQDTGVSIADFDAKGFVELADKPLYRPMSEITLPTPSGKIEMSSGKWAKAGHDTLPPYASPARPPQGMFRIAFGRVGVHTQGHTVNNPLLAEQMSENVAWIHTSRAEEMGIADGDLVEVFSVRGESGKIRAFVTDCVHPEALFMVHGFGHKLPVESRAIGKGAADQELMPGGLESWDKGGGCLSMQEHFVGVRKI from the coding sequence ATGACGGCAACAAAATCAGTGTTCAGTGTCTGCGGCATGTGCACCGTGCGCTGCCCAATCCAGGTGGACGTGCAGGACGGCAAGGCCGTTCGCATCCAGGGAAACGAATTTTCTCCGCTCAAGAAGGGCCTTTGCGCCCGCGGAGCGGCCGGCATCGCTCTGGAGCAGGATCCGGAAAAGCCGCAGACTCCGCTCATCAGGGTGGGCGAACGCGGCGAAGGCAAATGGAAGGCCGTGTCGTGGGACGAGGCCCTGGATTACGTGGCCGACAAGCTCAAGGGCATCATGGCCGAGCACGGGCCCCGCTCGGTGCTGTGGTCCGACCGTGGCGGCCCCTTTCCCGACCTGCACCAGGCCTTCATGCGCGGCATCGGCTCGCCCAACTACTGCAACCATGACGCCTCCTGCGCCCGCAACGTGCAGCACGGCGCGCAGTCCGTCATCGGCGTGGGCCGCAAGATGGTGGCCTATGACCTGCGCAACGCCAAGCATATCATCCTCCAGACCCGCAACATCATGGAGGCCATCAACGTGGCCGAGGTCAACGCGGCCCTGGACGGAATCGCCGGGGGCGCAAAGCTGACCGTCATCGACATCCGCGGCAACGTCAGCGCGAGCAAGGCCGACAATTTCTTTCTCATCCGCCCGGGCACGGACTACGGCTTCAACCTCGCGGTCATTCATGCGCTCATTTACGAGGGACTCTACAACAAGGAATACGTCGAGCAGTTCGTGGACGGATTCGAGCAGCTCAAAGAATTCGTCAAGCCGTACACGCCTGAGTGGGCTGCCGCCGAAACCGGCGCTTCGGCCGAGGCGATCGTCGATCTGGCCCGCCAGTTGTCCGCGGCCGCGCCCAGCGTGGTCTGGCATCCCGGCTGGATGGTCGCCCGCTACAACGATTCGTTTCAGGTCTGCCGCACGGCCTACATCATCAACGCCCTGCTCGGCTCCATCGGCGCCAAGGGCGGCCTGCCCTTTGTCAACACGGCCAAGGAAGTGGGCCGCAAGGGGCTGAAAAAACTGGTCGATCTTTTTCCCAAGCCGGAAGAGAAGCGGGCCGACGGCGTGGGCTGGAAGTATCCCCAGTTCGACGGAGGCCCGGGCTTGGTGAACCTCGCCTACGACGCCATCGTCACCGGCGAGCCGTATCCTGTCAGAGCCTACCTCTGCTTCCGCCACGATCCGCTCATGGCCATGCCCGATCCGGAAGCTTTGAAGAAGAAATGGGAAAAGCTGGATCTTTTGGTCAGCATGACCTTCTCCTGGTCCGACACGGCCTGGAATTCGGACGTGGTCCTGCCCTTGTCGACCTACCTGGCGCGCGAGAGCATCATCGCCGGCAAGGCGGGGCTCAAGCCCCAGTTCTTTGTTCGCCACCGCGCCCAGGAACCGACCTTTGATTCCAGGGCCGACTGGGAGATCATCTGCGGCCTGGCCAAACGTTTGGGCCTTGATCCTCTGGCTTTTGAGACCATCGAGGACCTCTGGAACTACCAGCTGCAGGACACCGGCGTCAGCATCGCGGACTTTGACGCCAAGGGTTTTGTGGAGCTGGCCGACAAGCCCCTGTACCGCCCCATGTCCGAGATCACGCTGCCGACCCCGTCGGGCAAGATCGAGATGTCGAGCGGCAAATGGGCCAAGGCCGGGCACGACACGCTGCCCCCGTATGCGTCTCCGGCCCGTCCGCCACAGGGGATGTTCCGCATCGCTTTTGGCCGGGTTGGGGTGCACACCCAGGGGCACACGGTCAACAATCCTCTTCTGGCCGAACAGATGTCCGAGAACGTGGCCTGGATTCATACCAGCCGCGCGGAAGAGATGGGCATTGCCGACGGCGACCTGGTCGAGGTCTTTTCCGTCAGGGGCGAAAGCGGCAAGATCCGGGCTTTCGTAACCGATTGCGTGCATCCGGAAGCCCTCTTCATGGTTCACGGATTCGGGCACAAGCTGCCCGTGGAATCCAGGGCCATCGGCAAGGGCGCGGCCGACCAAGAACTCATGCCCGGCGGCCTTGAAAGCTGGGACAAGGGTGGCGGATGTCTCTCCATGCAGGAACATTTTGTCGGCGTGCGCAAAATCTAG
- a CDS encoding NlpC/P60 family N-terminal domain-containing protein, which yields MNRILRGLVFGVCVMLSISLLSSCAGKPPADLKPDSGPALTETDEAPLRADPLSEIVLDVPQRASQAVQVSDHPLLAPAVQVAMHERALERFFAPWKQVRASLSAKDISWGVRSLGSKQGYAENLQPYPQDRWAHVVALQDLPAYPSLSAAAITVRNTALRVLPSNRPFFLDPARPGEGFPFDYFQNTAVWMGTPVFISHASLDRAWYYVETAFANGWVRNEDVALTDRNFCAHYESKAMVALRKDETSLVGQGMFLGQTHIGAIFPLDSRSGQGFMVKVPVRDAAGRAKMALAELGYPQASRLPLPLTSRSVAELADAMSGQLYGWGGMFENRDCSSSMRDLFLPFGIWLPRNSSQQAKHGGEFISLEGMDVNAKLHTIRAQGVPFASLVWLPGHIGLYLGTDGRGDPLLLHNIWGVRTALPDGSEGRAVVGRLVISTLRPGEERDDVSRDNFLEKVRGLTLIGVKTPMLEK from the coding sequence ATGAACAGAATTTTGCGCGGTCTGGTTTTCGGAGTGTGCGTGATGCTTTCCATCTCGCTCCTGAGTTCCTGCGCGGGCAAACCCCCGGCTGACCTCAAGCCTGACTCCGGCCCGGCGCTGACGGAGACGGACGAGGCGCCGCTGCGCGCGGATCCCCTTTCCGAGATTGTCCTCGACGTGCCGCAGCGGGCCAGTCAGGCCGTGCAGGTCTCGGATCATCCGCTGCTGGCTCCGGCGGTGCAGGTGGCCATGCATGAGCGCGCCCTGGAGCGCTTTTTTGCGCCGTGGAAGCAGGTCCGCGCATCATTGTCCGCGAAAGACATTTCCTGGGGCGTGCGCAGTCTCGGTTCCAAGCAGGGCTATGCCGAAAATCTGCAACCGTATCCGCAGGATCGCTGGGCGCATGTCGTGGCCTTGCAGGATCTGCCTGCCTATCCGTCTTTGAGTGCCGCGGCCATTACCGTGCGCAACACCGCCTTGCGGGTGCTACCCTCGAACCGTCCGTTTTTTCTGGACCCGGCGAGGCCCGGCGAAGGCTTCCCTTTTGATTATTTCCAGAACACCGCCGTGTGGATGGGCACGCCTGTCTTCATCAGCCATGCGTCCCTGGACCGGGCCTGGTATTATGTCGAGACGGCCTTTGCCAACGGCTGGGTGCGCAATGAGGATGTGGCGCTGACGGACAGGAATTTTTGCGCGCACTATGAATCAAAGGCCATGGTGGCCTTACGCAAGGACGAGACCTCGCTGGTCGGGCAGGGCATGTTTCTGGGCCAGACCCATATCGGGGCCATTTTTCCCCTTGATTCCCGAAGCGGACAGGGCTTCATGGTCAAGGTTCCGGTTCGGGACGCCGCCGGCCGGGCGAAAATGGCCCTGGCCGAGCTCGGCTATCCGCAAGCATCGCGGCTGCCCCTGCCGCTGACTTCGCGCTCCGTGGCGGAACTGGCCGACGCCATGTCCGGTCAGCTGTACGGGTGGGGGGGGATGTTCGAGAATCGGGACTGCTCCTCCAGCATGCGCGACCTGTTCCTGCCCTTTGGCATCTGGCTGCCGCGCAATTCCTCGCAGCAGGCGAAACATGGCGGAGAGTTTATTTCTCTGGAGGGGATGGATGTGAATGCCAAACTCCACACCATCCGCGCGCAGGGCGTGCCGTTTGCCTCTCTGGTCTGGTTGCCGGGACACATCGGGCTTTATCTCGGCACGGACGGGCGGGGCGATCCGCTCCTTCTGCACAATATTTGGGGAGTGCGCACCGCCTTGCCTGACGGGAGCGAAGGACGGGCCGTGGTCGGCCGCCTGGTCATCTCGACCCTGCGACCGGGAGAGGAGCGGGATGACGTAAGCCGGGACAACTTTCTGGAAAAGGTTCGTGGCTTGACGCTGATCGGCGTAAAGACCCCCATGCTCGAAAAATAG
- a CDS encoding YitT family protein, which translates to MNSKLRLYAYSIPWNIFLLTVGSFLIAMSIKSVAVPHGFVTGGVSGIALLIYYFSDVLTPGLWLFILNIPIAVIGWAMISGRFVLYTAYGMCAITAWMEVITFALPVHDSLLAAIAGGAVLGAGAGISMRSLGSSGGLDILGILLHQRFGFRIGQVSFAFNAALFTVSFTLLDTDIVLYSLIMVFVTSQIMDYVLSMFNQRKLVFIVSDHAQIISDAIIKEANRGVTLLDGRGGYTGQRKQVVMTVVNNVQQKKLEELIFTLDPEAFVIFENTFNVIGKGFSRRKVY; encoded by the coding sequence ATGAACTCCAAACTACGGCTTTACGCCTATTCCATCCCCTGGAACATCTTCCTTTTGACCGTGGGCAGCTTTTTAATCGCCATGTCCATCAAATCCGTGGCCGTGCCCCATGGTTTCGTGACTGGCGGCGTGTCGGGCATTGCCCTGCTGATCTACTATTTTTCGGATGTTCTGACTCCGGGGCTGTGGCTTTTCATCCTGAACATTCCCATCGCCGTGATCGGTTGGGCCATGATCAGCGGCAGATTCGTGCTCTACACGGCCTATGGCATGTGTGCCATCACCGCGTGGATGGAGGTCATCACCTTTGCACTCCCCGTGCACGACAGCCTGCTGGCGGCCATTGCAGGCGGCGCCGTGCTCGGCGCGGGGGCGGGAATCAGCATGCGTTCCCTGGGTTCTTCCGGCGGCCTGGACATCCTCGGCATTCTCTTGCACCAGCGCTTCGGGTTCCGCATCGGCCAGGTCAGCTTTGCGTTCAACGCGGCCCTGTTCACGGTCAGCTTCACGCTGCTGGACACGGATATCGTGCTCTATTCCCTGATCATGGTTTTCGTGACCAGCCAGATCATGGACTATGTCCTTAGCATGTTCAACCAGCGCAAGCTTGTGTTCATCGTCTCCGATCACGCCCAGATCATCTCGGATGCGATCATCAAGGAAGCCAACCGGGGAGTGACCCTGCTGGACGGGCGCGGAGGATACACCGGCCAGCGCAAGCAGGTGGTCATGACCGTGGTCAACAACGTGCAGCAGAAGAAGCTTGAGGAATTGATTTTCACTCTGGACCCCGAAGCGTTCGTCATTTTCGAGAACACGTTCAACGTCATCGGCAAGGGCTTTTCGCGGCGCAAGGTGTATTGA
- a CDS encoding acetate--CoA ligase family protein: MSIKVATHIDFTAMTQIFAEAQSTGRDLLYEHEVYSLLRNLGSETPPRSLLLQAGTRPTDEELLALPGDRVVLKIVSPYIVHKSDVGGVRIIPKHPDKIRSTWRRMMYEVAENYADRIERRPAHAPAHYQGLTGDALVSAISQDIQGVLLVQFIPPDTTSFGNELIVGLRATREFGMILTAGIGGTDTELLADNFRKNRSIVSASTELNDGESFFELFRRTVAYKVLAGKTRGQKRVVADEQLIECFSAFIQVGNHFSPTAVDAPFVIEELEINPFAFSDFMMVPLDGMCRFSLPQKALVVPRPAERIHTLLHPGRIGLIGVSTSRQNFGRVILQNVLAHGFPAGKITVIHPTASEIDGVACAKGLSALDEPLDLFVVAVAAEHLPELIEEIMRSKKAASVLLIPGGLGETQDSKAMAEKIMALINEGHRQGDGPVFLGGNSMGVISHPGSYDTWFIPENKLPKGRGQHQRNSAFISQSGAFMATRMSRTPELDPAYLISIGNQNDLTLGDFMAYFKTHPDTDVVGVYCEGFNDLDGVHFTRAVRQAVLAGKEIIFYKAGRTPEGKTATSSHTASLAGDYTVCESCLTQAGAMVARSFNQFTELYMLAKGLHGKAIAGNRMAAVSTAGYEAVGMADNITADDFELRMATFRPATRQRIAKALEECGLDRLVEVKNPLDMNPAATDGLFTEVVEALAADPGVDLAVIGMIPLTPSLSSLDMDASQNIAERIGAIARLSPKPIVAVVDGGEMYNPFAAMLRERGMPVFRDADRAVRALGLYVQARLGAENLRCRRRGNVEEKKTNPLRSGADS; encoded by the coding sequence ATGAGCATCAAAGTTGCCACCCATATTGATTTCACGGCCATGACCCAGATTTTTGCCGAGGCCCAAAGCACGGGGCGAGACCTCCTCTACGAGCATGAGGTCTACAGCCTGCTGCGAAACCTGGGTTCCGAGACGCCGCCGCGCAGCCTCCTGCTGCAGGCCGGGACGCGGCCAACGGACGAGGAACTCCTCGCCCTGCCCGGAGACAGGGTCGTGCTCAAGATCGTCTCGCCCTACATCGTGCACAAGAGCGATGTCGGCGGCGTACGCATCATCCCCAAGCATCCGGACAAGATCCGCTCCACCTGGCGGCGCATGATGTACGAAGTCGCAGAGAACTACGCCGACCGCATCGAACGCCGCCCCGCCCATGCGCCGGCCCACTATCAGGGACTGACCGGCGACGCCCTGGTCTCGGCCATCTCCCAGGATATCCAGGGTGTGCTTCTGGTGCAGTTCATTCCGCCGGACACCACCTCTTTTGGCAACGAACTCATTGTCGGACTGCGCGCCACGCGCGAGTTCGGCATGATCCTCACCGCCGGAATAGGCGGCACGGACACGGAACTCTTGGCTGACAATTTCCGCAAGAACCGCAGCATCGTCTCGGCTTCCACCGAACTCAACGACGGCGAGTCCTTTTTCGAGCTCTTCAGGCGCACCGTGGCCTACAAAGTCCTGGCCGGGAAAACGCGCGGCCAGAAACGCGTGGTCGCCGACGAACAGCTGATCGAATGCTTCTCGGCCTTCATACAGGTCGGCAATCATTTCTCGCCCACCGCCGTCGACGCCCCGTTCGTCATCGAAGAACTGGAGATCAACCCCTTCGCCTTTTCGGACTTCATGATGGTGCCACTCGACGGGATGTGCCGCTTCTCGCTGCCGCAAAAGGCGCTCGTTGTCCCCCGGCCCGCGGAAAGGATCCACACCCTGCTGCACCCGGGCCGCATCGGCCTGATCGGGGTGTCCACATCCCGCCAGAACTTTGGACGCGTCATCCTGCAAAACGTCCTGGCCCACGGTTTTCCGGCAGGCAAGATCACGGTCATCCACCCGACCGCCTCGGAAATCGACGGCGTGGCGTGCGCAAAAGGGCTGTCCGCCCTGGATGAGCCGCTGGACCTCTTCGTGGTGGCGGTGGCGGCCGAACATCTGCCGGAACTGATCGAGGAAATCATGCGCAGCAAAAAGGCCGCGTCCGTGCTGCTCATCCCGGGCGGCCTGGGCGAAACGCAGGACAGCAAGGCCATGGCCGAAAAGATCATGGCCCTGATCAATGAAGGGCACAGGCAAGGCGACGGACCAGTCTTTCTGGGCGGCAACTCCATGGGCGTCATTTCCCATCCCGGAAGCTACGACACCTGGTTCATCCCCGAAAACAAACTGCCCAAGGGTCGGGGGCAGCACCAGCGCAACTCCGCTTTCATCAGCCAGTCCGGAGCGTTCATGGCCACGCGCATGAGCCGCACCCCGGAGCTGGACCCGGCCTATCTCATCTCCATCGGCAACCAGAACGACCTGACCCTGGGCGACTTCATGGCCTACTTCAAGACGCATCCGGACACGGACGTGGTCGGAGTCTACTGCGAAGGCTTCAACGACCTCGACGGCGTGCATTTCACCCGCGCCGTGCGGCAGGCGGTCCTGGCCGGCAAGGAGATCATCTTCTACAAGGCAGGACGCACGCCCGAGGGCAAGACCGCCACGTCGAGCCACACGGCCTCCCTGGCGGGCGACTATACGGTCTGCGAATCCTGCCTGACCCAGGCCGGGGCCATGGTCGCCAGATCCTTCAACCAATTCACGGAACTCTACATGCTGGCCAAGGGGCTGCATGGCAAAGCCATCGCCGGGAACCGCATGGCCGCCGTTTCCACGGCCGGATACGAGGCGGTCGGCATGGCCGACAATATCACGGCTGACGACTTCGAGCTGCGCATGGCCACCTTCCGCCCTGCGACACGGCAGCGCATCGCCAAGGCGCTGGAGGAGTGCGGACTCGACCGGCTGGTCGAGGTCAAGAACCCGCTGGACATGAACCCGGCGGCCACTGACGGACTCTTCACGGAGGTCGTGGAAGCGCTGGCGGCGGACCCTGGCGTGGATCTGGCCGTCATCGGCATGATCCCGCTCACTCCGTCCCTGTCCTCGCTGGACATGGACGCGAGCCAGAACATCGCCGAGCGCATCGGCGCCATCGCGCGGCTCAGCCCCAAGCCCATCGTGGCCGTGGTCGACGGCGGCGAGATGTACAATCCCTTCGCGGCCATGCTGCGTGAACGGGGCATGCCTGTCTTCAGGGACGCGGACCGGGCCGTTCGGGCTCTCGGGCTTTATGTCCAGGCCCGGCTGGGCGCGGAAAACCTGCGTTGCAGAAGAAGGGGAAACGTCGAAGAAAAAAAGACTAATCCTCTGCGCTCCGGCGCAGATTCTTGA
- the arfB gene encoding alternative ribosome rescue aminoacyl-tRNA hydrolase ArfB, whose amino-acid sequence MFITPRVHIEDEDIRLEFIRASGPGGQNVNKVSTAVRLRVRLDAIHGLDEDGLARLEALAGRRLTVEKELVIRAESHRTQEGNRKAALERLAHLVAQAAVRPKPRRATKPTRASKERRLASKAKQSRLKNLRRSAED is encoded by the coding sequence ATGTTCATCACACCCCGCGTACATATCGAAGACGAGGACATCCGCCTCGAATTTATCCGTGCCTCCGGTCCCGGCGGCCAGAATGTGAACAAAGTCTCCACGGCCGTTCGGCTGCGCGTTCGCCTGGATGCGATTCACGGCCTGGACGAGGACGGGCTGGCCCGTCTTGAGGCATTGGCCGGCCGTCGCCTCACCGTGGAGAAAGAACTGGTCATTCGGGCCGAGTCGCATCGCACCCAGGAGGGCAACCGCAAGGCCGCCCTGGAGCGCCTGGCGCATCTGGTGGCCCAGGCCGCCGTGCGTCCCAAACCCCGCCGGGCCACCAAGCCCACCCGGGCCTCCAAGGAGAGGCGCCTTGCTTCCAAGGCCAAGCAGTCGCGCCTCAAGAATCTGCGCCGGAGCGCAGAGGATTAG